The Lasioglossum baleicum chromosome 3, iyLasBale1, whole genome shotgun sequence region agtagcctttgtagacaTGGAATCAATTAGAATCAATTAAAGAATTTTCTGATCTGTTGtccagcgcttttgactactgaaaaaccttatcttcgtatttttGAGAAATGGGAAaacgcattccgcacccttgtaatcctggaaacgagtttgTCCCCTTAATCGACAGCTTCTGATTCCTAACGAGGAAATCGCGATTATGCGACTGATGAAGCAATACTAAACACAGGTCCGAGCAGATCCTGCTTTCGCATTCGGTTTCTTCGATGAGAGACAGAGAggatgagagagaaagagagagagggagagagggagagattcGGTCGTGGTGGTTTTTTCTCTCGCAAACCTATGACCCGCGGTTTGCAGAAACACGCGATTTCGGTGCCGGTTCGAACATCGAATTGCGCCGATTTCGTGCACGCAATCGACCGCGCGTTACTACCAGCCGCACCCTTCAATAAACATTTCTATATGATATTACAGCGTTAATTATCGACGCGGACCATGTAGGAATGTTGTCCGAGGCAGGAAAATTGTGGGTTTACTGGATCGGAGAAGCTCGTATATCATTAGTgaatatgaattttttttatatttattatatactcACTCACacatacatacgtacatacacGTACACGCGAGCACactaatttttctatttatataaactCTTTATGTACACGCGTGTACATATCATTTCGTTCGATTCTTTTTTAACAAAAATACACCATCTGAACGCAACACGTTCCACGTAATCACCAGGAATTATCCGTGCTTTTAGCTCAACGAAAAAACGCAGATCGAAGCGTTCTCGTGCAACGTAAAGCACAGGCTCGAGCAGACCCAGAATCTGGCGCGGATGCGTGCCATTGACGCAACTATGCAGGTTATTATCAGAAACCATTTTTCTTTTGTTCTTCCTTATCGTTGTTGCCTATGCTCTGTTATCACGGAGGAGTGCTAATCGCGCGAGTCTCACTGTTGAGTCTGTTCCAGATGCTGCGAAGGTACTTGGGCTGCACCCTGACCAAGCCCTACTGGAGGTGGCTCGCGAATAACTTCTCCGAAATGACCGTATGTAAGTCCGACACCGATTATCGTCACTTTGTTGCACGCGTTTTTAATCAATTTGTCGAATAGAGCATCAATAGAGTAGACGAGCTTCACTCTCGTGTAAATTAATGAAAGAATGACTATGAACTTGACTCTAGTGTTAATGAATCAATAAATGACTACGAACTTGACTCGAGTGTTGATGATTGAAAGAATGAGTACAAACTTGACTCTAGTGTTGATGAATCAAAGCATGGGTACGAACTTGACTCTAGTGTTGATCAATGGAAGAATGAGTACAAACTTGACTCTAGTGTTGACGAAACAGAATGAGTATGAACTTGACTGAAGTGAAGAGTAGTAAAAGAatgagtatacatatatgaacttGACTGAAGTGAAGAGTAGTAAAAGAatgagtatacatatatgaacttGACTCTAGTGTTGATGATTGATTCAAGTGTCGGTGAATGAAAGAATGACGTCAACACATTGAAGTTgtaatgttttattaaaataagaGAAGGTCTCATCATCTTGTAACACAGTCTCATTGTGCTTCAGCGGTCGACGAAGTGGTCTTCCATCCGTTTCCGCCGAAAATCGAGCAGAGGCTCGCCCACCTGAAGGCGATGAACGCGAAAACAACCGAAAAATTTTTACAGGGCCAGAAACGTACGCATTAAACATACTATTCGTCATTTAACATGTTAACCGGGGAATTTTACAAACTCGAAATATTCTCTATGATCTGAGGGAAGCTGTTCATAATAAAAGGGGTTGATCGTAAAGGAAAAGTCTTCTTCCGGTTAACAGGTTAACGTGTCCGACTCGTCGGGACCGTTTCCGACGATCATTAATTCACTGGTATGTCCGACAGGTGAAAGTCAGCCGAAAAAGATCACCGAAAAACCGAAAGAATCGCCGCAGCAGAACAACACGGATTTAACGCGGTTGCCGCTCAGGGAGCAGAATCCAGGTGTCATAACGTGGGCAAAAATCGCCGGACACAATTGGTGGCCAGGTAACGCTCCGTTAGCTGCGGTTCGCAACACTGTTTTTAATTCGCACGCCactgtgaaaaaatatttgaccgACCGTCCGGTGACCTATCGACTCCAGTTCGTTTGGTAAACAAAACTCGAAAAACTCTCATCGAAATTTAATGAGAGAACATAATAGCCGTGTGTAAAATAATAGTCCTCCATCGGTTGAACAAACCGAGATCAACTATCAGCGATACTATGCACAGTGGGGTAAACCGATGAATTTTGTGTCGAAGAACTTTCGGTAGAAATCAGATagtgactattttttaaatattaaacatgaaacattgcagaatatggttttttaaccttgaaaatctgtgttaacactagaactaccgaggtaCTGAACGCAATTGCTAATAATAAGgacaaaaattgcatttatttcgatttcgtactagttttatttaaatatgtacttcaatagagaagtttaaaaaaatttctcagaagaacatatttataattttaatagttttaaCCGAACAAATCGGgagcaagtcattttgactcatccggtagttctagtgttaaacttgcagaatttcaAGGAAATCTTGGTTTATCCAATACCATGTTCGAATAGAATTTTTTCTCAACATGTTTTACAGttttacatcatttcccgtagattttgtctcgctgatttcaaatctggtcgcgAAGTTTGTCTACCACCTCTGTTTATTATGTTCCagatatgagaatacaatacatATACCTTCAatctagtgggttatcaaatcactTCAactaaaaaatgatttcattcgtTTTTTTCACAAAAATCGTTTTTGAATTGAATCAGCGTgacaaaatctacgggaaatgatgtatggCAAGTCAAGAAAAAAATCTATCCTTTCATGGtattggataaaccacaatttttttgtaattatgCAAGGTTAATACAGATTTTTTTGTTCAAAGTTAAATCTcacttctatcgaaagttctttgacttTTACACAAAATTCACCGGGTTACtccactgtgcgacgcacactgggccagaaaccgatctttttggacaaaaatctgccgacaactcagtttttcatcgattcaattggaattttgttttaaatgttcgtgcaggactatactttgatgacgtgctgcgcaaaaatcgttaactgtcatgATCAAGAATCGttatctacaaagcccaataactTCGATGCTTATCCGCCCATACTattttgcatgtcccagctgacttgccgacacttcttaaccctaaacccgaaaccgcaaaattttaaactgtaaatctggccctgagaattaccaattgaatagaattacattcggcaattatgagacttaccattaatttattgatccagCAGCAAcgttttcgcttcttgagaaagaacttccttgtgcttgccatcctttattcttagagagcttataagtggatcggatgataataacatatgccgtataatatctatatttgtctttttgcggcaacacattcgggagttttcagctcgtgatttccTCAAGACTtttattatttgcctcttgtgGATACATTtggctcttctgaatacaaaccaattggcagttcAAATGTAGCAAGTACTTCACATCGatgttgcagtaccttatgaactgaTGGGGGTAGTTCATACCATGGATCAATTTTAATGCACAATTTAGCCGTCTCcgaacaatattctttgaatttcacagaatcaGCTTTCTTGTCACATGTAATTACCTGAAGAACGTTATGTAATCTTGTGATAATAACCGTGTTTAATCCAGTCACTGCAGCAACTGATTCGGCTTTTCTAAAGAAAGTTCGGGCCACGTTCCCAGTATTTGATGTACCAACTCCCTGTTTGGCAACATCAACtgtgattgatagctctttcaaagaattttgcGCTTTaacttaacgattttcgcgcagcacgtcgtcaaagtatagtccttcacgaacattaaaaaaaaaatccaattGAATTGAtaaaaaactgagttgtcggcagatttttgtccaaaaagatcggtttctagCCCGCTGTGCGACGTCCCGAATGTTTTACTTGTTGGTGAGATTCTCCGAGATCCAAGATTGATTTACATAATCGTGTTGTATCTTATGAAACTGTACCGTGTAGAGTACGGGGAGTTTGAGTAACGCTGTGGCCAGGTAAAAATCGATAGCGGAGGAGCCGTCGCGTTTCGAAAATTCTTTGAACGCTGCCGGTTAATCCGCGCCGAATGGGAAGAGTAAAGTGGCTTTGTCTGTTTTGGTATCGCAGCGATGATTATCGATTACCGGGACTGTTGCATGCGTGAGCCGGGCTTCGGCTGCCAGTGGATCATGTGGTACGGTGACTACAAGCTGTCAGAGGTAAAAAATTCTCGGTCGAACTTCCTCAGATCCGAACAAGCTTGCGTTACGGTCTGATCAATTGCGATATCTGCGGTTGTCCGATCATTTGTAAACCTGGTAACGTTCGCGTGGGGTGATTCTACTTCCGACAGATCCACCATCAGTGTTTTCTGAGGTTCGATATGGGCCTGGAGAAGATGCGAGACTACATCGACAAAACCAagaagcacctcttcctcgtcgGGGTCCTGCAAGCTTCAAAGGTAGACATCCAAATTCTCCAATTCGTTAAGACAGTGTTCAAATCGGAGATCGGAGGTTCCATTTAAATTGCTGAACTCTTCTAACACTAGGtgatgttgttgttgttgatgtACAGTGCTGAACAAAAGGATAAGACACGGTGCATGTTTGTAAATTACGCGTATTTGAAACAAGGAAATGTGCATTTTGTATGTTCTACATGTTGTGTGCCATCTTCAGAGCGAGTATACCAAGGGGCGAGTTTGTGGAACACACAGCAGAGAAGGAAGAGAAAAAATGTAGAACgtacaaaatgcatatttccttcTTTCAAATATTCATAACATACAAACATACGTACACAGTGTCTTATCCTCGTGTCCAGcagtgtagacaatttttattttccataaagatcggCATTCTAACTATAAAATCGCTGGGAATCCCGAGAAACGAATTCAAGGGGAACCAGGCGTGCGACGAGTCCAATCGTACAGTAGCTAGAACAAAACCATCGGTCGCCGTCGAACCATAAGAACCGCACTAAACGTTTTTAACGCTGTCAAACATTTTTAATAACGTCTGGAAAATCTGGAACGGTGTGCACGGCCCGCTTCAAGCGATGTTTCCCGCTTTTCAGGATTATTGCTCTCGTATGGGACACAAGACCGATAATTGGACGATGGCGGACgtgttcaaatatttttcgaaaacgaATCGGTCCCAATCGCAGCCGAATCCACTGAGAAGTCCGGAGTCCGTCAGAATATACGACAAATATTCGACGCGCATCGTTAAGATGCTGAACGAGCTGAAGAACGATCCGAACGTGGATGATAAACGAGCGGACGACATACAGAACAGCGGTACGTTCAAGAACGAGTGTCTTCTTTGTAGATCCCGCGATAGAAATGTAATCTGTATCGATCATTCAGACGATCTCCGATCGGTGACGAGCGGGAAGACTTCGCTGGAATCGCTGTGTCTAAAGTGCCTGAAGATCTCTAGGAAGACCATGCAGTCACATCCCTTCTTCGAGGGCTCCCTTTGCGACCAGTGTTCGGTAGGAAAGCGATTATTTATCGGAGCTGGTCAACAGACCCCACCCATTGCTCCAAACTGTTGCTATTGGTCCACGAAAAGAGTGAACGTTTATCAAATTTTACAAAAGACTGTTTTCCTTAATTGTTTCATCGTTCTGTAATCCTTTCTCGCCGCTTTCTGGTTCAGTTTCTTCCTCGAAAAACGTCTTCGCTCCTCTTCCACTTCCTTAGCCCCACCCACTGCTCCAAACTGCCACTATTGGTCCACGAAAAGAGTGAACGTTCATCAAATTCTACAAAAGACTGTTTTCCTTAATTGTTTCATCGTTCTGTAATCCTTTCTCGCCGCTTTCTGTTTCAGTTACTTCCTCGAAAAACGTTCTTCGCTCTTCCTACACTTCCTTAGATCCGCCCACTGCTCCAAACTGCCATTGTTCATCGCGAAAAGAGtgaacgttttatcgaattctACAAAAGACTGTTTTCCTTAATTGTTTCATCGTTCTGTAATCCTTTCTCGCCGCTTTCTGGTTCAGTTTCTTCCTCGAAAAACGTTCTTCGCTCCTCCCACACTTCCTTAGCTCCGCCCACTGCTCCAGAGAGCCTCTATTAGTACTTATAAGTACTACACGAAATATTGTTTTTCTTAATTGATTCGTCTTCCGTCGTTTCAGTTTCTACCTCGAAAAATTATCTTGGCTCCTCCTCCGCTGTCCTATCTCCGCCCATTGATTCCCATGAAACTTGAAGCTCGGTATACCATACTCTAATTATTCTATTACTGATATCCATAACAGTCTCCAACACTTCAGTCGATAACCAGCAAGTGATTCTTGCAAAATGTTCTATTagaattattttcaattaattttcaacTTAAGAATTTATTGTGCTGCATTGATAATGTATGTATTGGATTGGCCGGAAAGTTCTTTTGATTTTTAAGTGAAAATCTGAAGAAATCCAATCCATGTAGTTCTCGCACTAAACGATTCTGTATACGTAGACTCCCCCAAATAGAACGGCGCACTTCTCTCTGTAAAATGTAACACTGAGTAGAaagtttatattttgcataaagatccgctgtctagtcatcacAAATAAAGAAGGTATTTGGTGGCTTCATTTAGGTGAACTGTATATAATACACATTATAGATAAATGGCTATAAATTTGGATATACACATTCCCCTTATTTCCACAAAgtaaaatagtcacttttagtgGTGCATAAACCAATTGTtacaatttgaaaaaatatttgaagcaTTACAAATCATTCGTAATAATTCTCAGTGATTCTAGTAGTAATGTTTTATCGGAATCACCTGTTGGTTATGACAACGTAAGAACGAAACGAGCGTGATGTACATACGTGGTAGGGCTACAATTCACGTTGCTTCCAGGAACAATACAAGCCGTGCATGTTCGTGTTCGGGAACGACGGGAAATGCGTAAGTATTTGCATTCGATCTAACTCGAACTCGTTCCTCTTAGCGCGGATTGATAATGAATGTTGACTGGTCTGCTAGTTCTACTGCACGATTTGCGCGGCGACCGGGACGGTGATCATTTGCGACAACGAGGACTGTCCGAGGTAAATCGCGCGGCGTGGCCCCGGGGATCGATGGGGGCGGTGGCCAGTTGTATACTGGCGCGGGGTATGTGTATATTCCTGGATCGTTCGTTTTACAGGGTTTATTGTACTGCCTGCATGAAACACTTGCTGTGCCCGGCGACCTACGAGCAGGTGCTGCTCGAAGATCCTTGGAAGTGTTTCCTCTGTAAAGTGAGGTCCGGCTCTGTCCCGGACATCGTAGTGAGGCCGCGATCCAACTGGAAAGACAAAATAATCGATATGTTCCGGACTAGCGGCAGCTCTTCCACAACGGTCGCCAACAACCACGCAGACAACAAGAGGAGGATCCGAGTTCTTTCCCTGTTCGACGGCCTGAGCACCGGTAAACGGGATTTCCCActacttctctctctttctgttacTCTATCTCCTGCGAATCAGTACAGAAATGCCCCCCATAACgagaaacaaaaattgtaattattacagtaaagtcgcgatctggctccctgaggatctccacgatcactgtcccttcgcctaTCCCTTCCACAGGGAAGCATCCCTgcgaggggccaagaagctcgagctatttacatgttgtccttttttaaGTTCGACATACTTTGTACTTGTAAAAAAATAGTTTCtctacacgatctctgtccctgctcggaacaggcgatgggagctagatcgcgttTTTACTGTATCAAACCTAAGGGGCTCTTTTCCAGCAGACGACGCTTGCGCGTGTACACTCACACACTgctagatcacgtatacgtatgcaaagattgcaagggttcgggtttccacttctgatttctcgataatgcaaagacacgGGGTTTTGTAGTAGTcgaaatcgctagatgaaagatcaatctagggcgctgtttgcctcaaaagtccttcttttacgtttccgagcaatggttttgcaatatttggctgcatgttgcccgtcagatggcgctgcagttaCGCCGGCGTACtaactagcctctccgacgggaacatgcagccgaatattgcaaacccattgctcggaaacgtaaaagaaggacttttgaggcaaacagcgccctagatcAATCTTTCATCCGGTGATTTTGACTACtacaaaaccccgtctttgcattatcgagaaatcagaagtggaatcctggacccttgcaatcctcgcgtacgtatacatagtctagcggtgtgtgagtgtgcccTAGGAGGTGcatgagtgttcacgcgcgagcgtcaTCTGCTGAAAAAGGCCCCCTCAAGGGGGTGTTCTCctttccaggattacaaggctgcgggatgcgcatttctcgataatgggatttttcagtacccaaaagcgctagataagagatcaatctaggccgctgtTTCCAGCAAAAAaacctacttttacgtttacgaggcgtaatttgcattattcggcagctttatgaaaatagctacatgcacaCCTTtatgacagctacatgctgccgaataatgaaaattacgcctcgtaaacctaaaagcaggacttttgagggagacagcggtctagatcgatcttttatctagcgcttttcactattAAAAAgctcatctttgcattatcgagaaatgtgcccttaattatgaaagtgatctAAGACGTGTATTTCTTGTTCCGAGAATATTTAGAGGAGAAAGATATTAacgctaaatgaattccatataatgtagAAATAATAAGCCCTACTTAACGGTTAATTTTTCACAAtaacgtaaaaattacattgaattcatttagcttaaaataatgtgacttcgctttttcgaaattatggacacaaatgagaaggcgcatcccgcataaaatttaatttactttGATCTGACATACACTAACACCGAGTTGTCTTGTAACGCGGCACTCTCACAACGCGGAGCAAAAATTGCAAAGCCCTACGACGCCGGTATGTACTCTATAATTGTGAATTTCTTATACTCAACTCGTAGACTTAATCTTATTTGTACAGGGTGCGGCAAGATAACTTCCTTAAAGCTGATGGGAGTCCCAGGCGGGTGTGCGTGGTCTCGTTCGAGAGAGGGGATCCTAAAGTTTTGTTAACTTGTGTTTCAGTCGTCATCACGCGTTGGAGTAACAAGCAGCGTGCGTTTGCCTTAGAGGCCTATTTTTCTAACGGCCGGTCTTTCGGTGGTTTCAACCCAGCGTGCTTTCCGAAATCGTTTCAATATTGCGCCATTGGATCCTGTCCCGGACCGGAAATCAATTTTGTTATGGGTCGCAACGTTCAGGGAAACTGGTTCTGTGCAGAAAAGAAGAACTGGAGACGCACGTCCCATCAGAACACCTGAGGACAACGAAGTACCGAACGGTCGTTGGAAAAATAGGCCTCTAAGGCAAACGCACGCTGCTCGTTACTCCAACGCATGATGACGACTGAAACACAAGTTAACCAAACTTCAGGATCCCCGCTCTCGAACGAGACCACGCACACCCGCCTAGGACTCCCATCAGCTTCAAAGCGCTCATTTCAAATAAGGAAGTTATCTTGCCGCACCCTGTACTAATTATTATCCGCGTTACAAGAGAGGGTTGTACTCTATCGTCGCGCGTCTTCTTCAGGGATGCTAGTCCTCCAGAAGTTGGGCTTGGAGGTGGAGGTCTATTACGCCAGCGAGATCGACCCTGATGCGCTGATGGTTAGCGCGATGCACTACGGAGACCACATTGTCCAGCTTGGCGACGTCCGGAACATCACCAAGGAGATGATCAAGGAGATGGTGCCCATCGATCTGCTGATCGGAGGATCGCCCTGCAACGATTTGAGCCTTGTCAATCCTGCCCGCTTAGGTCTTCATGGTACGCTGTTACGATAGGAGAGACTGTGTTCTATAAAATGAAGGTACTTACGTTCTTTGTTGTTTGACTCTGGCAGACCCCAGGGGCACCGGGATACTGTTCTTTGAATATTGGCGAGTGTTGAAGCTCGTGAAAAAACTGAACAGTGGTCGTCACTTGTTCTGGTTATACGAGAATGTCGCATCGATGCCGAGCGTGTACAGATTGGAGATCAACAAGTAGGCCTTCGACCCGTCCAGTGCTGAACATGGATGAAATGAATTGTTCTATGCTAGGCAATCCTTCATCCAGAGATCAGCACTACGATGATTAATATTGTTTGATTTATTGGCAGTATTTAACGATTTGATAATGACGTTTCAGGCACCTGGGCCAGGAGCCCGACGTGATAGACTCGGCAGACTTTTCTCCTCAACACAGACTGAGACTGTATTGGCATAATCTGCCGTTTGAAcgatactcgctgcctttccaAGGCGATACTGATGTGCAAGACATACTGACGCCGCACTGTCAACGGTACGCCCTCGTCAAGAAGATCCGCACAGTCACTACCAAAGTGAATTCCTTGAAACA contains the following coding sequences:
- the Dnmt3 gene encoding DNA methyltransferase 3, with the translated sequence MEAGMSSKQDGRTDMLTSWAEESVWSFVCLTELGLISKPCWTRKSFDALSDDGSLVKTSTPTPKEFPSINSTIDGAETQRSDLGFPKKPPLRRLSNGKGTRRKKKKKLASTTTAPCKSTNAERNVCWELDPELDHARITTVEQFWKSCKRKVNGDPRKRPDENCHDLDHSLGSAANDHFPTSRQPRSVDLVPGISYQAERPDDSDGDGDTDVNIGGTTAAGSNALPQTSDPTVGHQLHRTKPAKITSRRIGRPRRRRKTKLEISDTDVMNVETSPTSIFNHESAGCSQNIKSEDEAQQDDQIHWQHENETVDSPPLENDLDPEASSTLYESGIGTFEADFDSSQSFVDQEQEVKAESTGLLEDIDAVQLAEEILPATGNKCPTTDDEENCFGSRGNCVQTSGSSGYSDSYSVGPVSSDARTTNDPAEDRKSRRRRKSDRGNDSRCKSVENVAVQPPKRSRMTRNNGVVATTFPKNPTMKTDTPRAKASRNDEEYHETKRVTRGSTRISKENFVGKLIWGCCSGWWPALIIDADHVGMLSEAGKLWVYWIGEARISLLNEKTQIEAFSCNVKHRLEQTQNLARMRAIDATMQMLRRYLGCTLTKPYWRWLANNFSEMTVSVDEVVFHPFPPKIEQRLAHLKAMNAKTTEKFLQGQKRESQPKKITEKPKESPQQNNTDLTRLPLREQNPGVITWAKIAGHNWWPAMIIDYRDCCMREPGFGCQWIMWYGDYKLSEIHHQCFLRFDMGLEKMRDYIDKTKKHLFLVGVLQASKDYCSRMGHKTDNWTMADVFKYFSKTNRSQSQPNPLRSPESVRIYDKYSTRIVKMLNELKNDPNVDDKRADDIQNSDDLRSVTSGKTSLESLCLKCLKISRKTMQSHPFFEGSLCDQCSEQYKPCMFVFGNDGKCFYCTICAATGTVIICDNEDCPRVYCTACMKHLLCPATYEQVLLEDPWKCFLCKVRSGSVPDIVVRPRSNWKDKIIDMFRTSGSSSTTVANNHADNKRRIRVLSLFDGLSTGMLVLQKLGLEVEVYYASEIDPDALMVSAMHYGDHIVQLGDVRNITKEMIKEMVPIDLLIGGSPCNDLSLVNPARLGLHDPRGTGILFFEYWRVLKLVKKLNSGRHLFWLYENVASMPSVYRLEINKHLGQEPDVIDSADFSPQHRLRLYWHNLPFERYSLPFQGDTDVQDILTPHCQRYALVKKIRTVTTKVNSLKQGKTALKPILMKDQSDSLWITELEEIFGFPRHYTDVKNLSATKRQRLIGKSWSVQTLTAIFKSLCPYFMLSPAPRVSTPGLLKAPFD